The sequence CGTCCTCATCGCCTTCGGCGGCGGCGTCATCGGCGATATGACCGGGTTCGCTGCCAGCATCTTCCAGCGCGGCATCGATTTTATCCAGATCCCGACGACGCTGCTCTCCCAGGTCGATGCCAGCGTCGGCGGTAAGACAGGGATCAACAACCGCTACGGCAAGAATCTTGTCGGTGCCTTCCACCAGCCCATCGCGGTTTACGCGGACCCGCACTTCCTCGAAACCCTCCCGCCGCGTGAATTCGCCGCGGGCGTTGCGGAGATCGTCAAGATGGCGGTCACCTTCGATGCGGACTTTTTCGCATGGCTGGAGAGTGCAGACCTCTCCCGTCCCGAACAGCTCGCCGAAGCGGTGGCACGTTCGGTTCAGACAAAGGCGTCCGTGGTCGCCCAGGACGAAAAAGAGCGCGGACTGCGCGCGGCGCTGAACTACGGGCATACCTTCGGACACGTCATCGAGAATGAAACGAACTATACGACCTACCTGCACGGTGAGACCGTCGCCATCGGCATGGTGATGGCCAACCGTCTGGCGCTCGAACTGGGCCTGATGGACGCCGTTGAAGCGGAACGGGTAGAGCGGCTGCTGGAGCGCTATGATCTGCCGGTCCGGTACGCCATTGCCGACGTCGAGGCGTTCTACGAAGCGTTCTTCCTCGACAAAAAAAGCGGTGACAACAGTATCACTTTCATCCTTCCCAACCACCTCGGCGGCGTCGTGATGCCCAACGACATCGCCCGCGACACGGTCATGAAAATCCTGCGCGGTTTTGCGGGGGATGCCCAATGATCAAGCGCATCGCCGGAACGCTTCTTTTTACCGCAATGCTGCTGCTTGGCGCTCCGGCTGCGTCGGCGGCAGATGCTCCGGTGCAGAAAGCTTCGAAACAGCAGAGCGCCGTTTCCTGGAACAGTGCCGTTGATGCGTATGCGCTTCGTCATGTCCTGCAGGAGCGTCTGGCGCAGATCGATGTGGCGCTGCAGAACCCGGAGACCGCAGGCAAGGCCGATGTCCTCCGCCGCCTGGAGCGCGAGCGTGAACGCCTGAAAACGGAACTGGGGCGTATCAATGCAGGCGCGGTAGCTGTCGTCGAATATTACGTCCAGCCCACGGGCGAACAGCTCTCCATCCATACCGACATGTACCGACGGTATGAATCGAAAGCTGCCGAACTTGAAACGCTCAAATCCGATCTCCAGATCAAGCAGAAAAGCCTCAATGCGCTTCTGGGGACGGCACGGGACTCCGCCGAAGTGCAGCAGTCCCTCAAGGTGAGCACCTTCGCCCTGGAGACGCTCAACCGCATCCAGCAGCGCATCGCCCACCTTTCCGATGCACGCCTGACACGCGTCAACGACCTGCGGAAGCAGGAGTCCGAGTTAAAAGACGAACTGGACAAAAGCAATATCTGGCAGAAGAGCTATACGGCCTACCTGACCTACCAGGATGTCAAGAAGGATCTTGCGGCGCTGCAGGAGCAGATCGACGCCATCGACCGTTCCGACGATACCGATGCCCAGACGGAGCAGCGCGACGCCATGCTGGCGAAGCAGAAGATCATGAGCGATCAGCTCTCCCTGCTGCAGTCGCACTCCGCGTCCC is a genomic window of Sulfurimonas sp. HSL1-2 containing:
- the aroB gene encoding 3-dehydroquinate synthase, producing the protein MTVDIDLKKTIDTSYKIYIDALPALTFDKKVAVVTNPTVSGLHLDYLLERLKAPAVEVITLPDGEQYKNWESIETVLGALFEARFNRSSVLIAFGGGVIGDMTGFAASIFQRGIDFIQIPTTLLSQVDASVGGKTGINNRYGKNLVGAFHQPIAVYADPHFLETLPPREFAAGVAEIVKMAVTFDADFFAWLESADLSRPEQLAEAVARSVQTKASVVAQDEKERGLRAALNYGHTFGHVIENETNYTTYLHGETVAIGMVMANRLALELGLMDAVEAERVERLLERYDLPVRYAIADVEAFYEAFFLDKKSGDNSITFILPNHLGGVVMPNDIARDTVMKILRGFAGDAQ